The nucleotide window CGCCGGACCACCAGAGCTGCCTTGCCGCTGCTGCCGTAGCCTGGCCCGCCGGCGACCCATACCTTCGCACCACCATCTGCAGCTTTATCAAATGGAACACGATCAGCTACTGCCACTCGCAAATCATACGTCCTGCCATCACCGAGCAGCTCGAGAACACCGGTCGTCAAATGACCAAAACGGCGGGGCAGAATCACGTGACGTACCTGGAAGGAGACGCGAGGAGCATGCCGGCGTCGTGCAAGAGCCCAGGAGCAGCGCGGCGACGAGAAGCCAGGCGAACCCAACTGATCCGTTGCCCATGTCGTCGTCGCCGTCGGCGACCGGACGACGAGAGCTGCTGCTCTGAAGTCTGAGCTGGACAGGTGTAGCAGCTAGATTTTGGGAGCTGGAGGCGTCGGGGTCGGGGGTCTGTGTCAAATCCTCGTCAACTCGCGCTGTATATACCACCATCCGTCGGCATGATGAGGGCGTGCGGGGCGCCGGAGCCAATCTGAAATCCATCCAGCAGATTGCTGCTCGCTACTTGCCAGCGGTTAGGCGCGCAA belongs to Triticum urartu cultivar G1812 chromosome 7, Tu2.1, whole genome shotgun sequence and includes:
- the LOC125518466 gene encoding uncharacterized protein LOC125518466, giving the protein MVVYTARVDEDLTQTPDPDASSSQNLAATPVQLRLQSSSSRRPVADGDDDMGNGSVGFAWLLVAALLLGSCTTPACSSRLLPDGGAKVWVAGGPGYGSSGKAALVVRRSLGLRLTAPPSPTSNTPRASAAPAPPGGQV